The following proteins are encoded in a genomic region of Maylandia zebra isolate NMK-2024a linkage group LG1, Mzebra_GT3a, whole genome shotgun sequence:
- the LOC101482374 gene encoding uncharacterized protein LOC101482374 isoform X1, with protein sequence MVRARSSVVWSFFENNDSRSVRCLLCARHLLKKGCGSTTAMLRHLRVKHPTELSTRSNGPGSKPGPGEDQHHRAEGEQFCSVEVALEDDEGGTITAVHTTGISSSLNDLLPQEGPSEIITQMETSDERPVKRSRHRSVIWKHFDCLDNLNAVRCRICMKKLVESGGVSNLRRHLSSKHPKVYSELLSTQQYPPTPLNSSQDSNTNPESDEALWGTEQSDAQVEVLSKDRDSETVTLVNETDNSVAINGILDASHGNPAEPQTHTEGSDDLPAGRPLRSTIWRHFERLDSLNAARCRICTKKLKCGKNSSSNLHRHMSKRHPNLLLEQVSNGLRLPALNSSPVSHANNKTSEQRQAPGALKMSEGEKRTLKRERELIEALRRTQKEEARTLEHQRELLEKLRAASAREAAAEREQIESLRKAQQEEANDLSRQREELQKEKEELQKKWEELQQEREELLLFSREQQVS encoded by the exons ATGGTTCGGGCGCGTAGTAGTGTAGTTTGGAGTTTTTTCGAAAACAACGACTCGCGGTCTGTCCGTTGTCTTCTCTGCGCTCGTCACTTGCTCAAAAAAGGTTGTGGTTCCACCACTGCTATGCTGAGACACCTGCGTGTGAAGCATCCCACCGAGCTCTCCACGAGAAGTAACGGACCCGGATCTAAACCTGGCCCCGGGGAAGACCAGCACCATCGGGCGGAAGGAGAGCAGTTCTGCTCCG TGGAAGTGGCACTGGAGGACGATGAGGGTGGCACCATCACCGCAGTACACACAACTGGAATCAGCTCTTCTTTGAATGACCTCCTTCCACAGGAGGGTCCATCAGAAATAATAACACAAATGGAGACAAGTGATGAGCGCCCTGTGAAACGTTCACGACATCGCAGCGTGATCTGGAAACACTTTGATTGCTTGGACAATCTGAACGCCGTTCGTTGTCGCATCTGCATGAAGAAGCTGGTCGAAAGTGGTGGCGTCAGCAACCTGCGGCGACATTTGTCCTCAAAACATCCTAAGGTGTACTCTGAGCTGTTATCCACCCAGCAGTACCCACCAACACCCTTAAACTCCTCACAGGACTCAAACACTAACCCTGAGTCCGATGAGGCCTTATGGGGGACAGAGCAGAGTGATGCTCAAG tgGAAGTCTTGTCGAAGGACAGAGACTCTGAGACAGTAACACTGGTGAATGAAACCGATAACAGTGTGGCTATCAACGGTATCTTAGACGCTTCCCACGGAAATCCAGCAgaacctcaaacacacacagaggggagTGACGACCTTCCTGCAGGACGTCCACTACGCAGTACCATCTGGAGACACTTTGAGCGCTTGGACAGCCTGAACGCTGCTCGTTGCCGTATCTGCACGAAGAAGCTGAAGTGCGGGAAAAATAGCTCCAGTAATCTGCACCGACACATGTCAAAGAGACACCCAAACTTGCTGTTAGAGCAGGTGTCCAATGGGCTGCGTTTACCGGCGTTAAACTCATCTCCGGTCTCACATGCCAACAACAAGACGTCAGAGCAGAGACAGGCTCCAG GTGCATTGAAGATGTCTGAAGGAGAAAAGCGTACGCtcaagagggagagagagctgaTAGAAGCTCTGAGGAGAACGCAGAAGGAGGAGGCTCGGACTCTGGAGCATCAGAGGGAGCTGCTGGAGAAGCTGCGTGCAGCTAGTGCCagagaggcagcagcagagagggagCAAATCGAGTCTCTGAGGAAAGCACAGCAGGAGGAAGCCAACGACTTAAGTAGACAGCGAGAGGAGCTGCAGAAGGAAAAGGAAGAACTACAGAAGAAATGGGAAGAACTCCAGCAGGAAAGAGAAGAGCTCCTGCTGTTTTCCAGAGAGCAGCAAGTCTCTTGA
- the LOC101482374 gene encoding uncharacterized protein LOC101482374 isoform X2, whose product METSDERPVKRSRHRSVIWKHFDCLDNLNAVRCRICMKKLVESGGVSNLRRHLSSKHPKVYSELLSTQQYPPTPLNSSQDSNTNPESDEALWGTEQSDAQVEVLSKDRDSETVTLVNETDNSVAINGILDASHGNPAEPQTHTEGSDDLPAGRPLRSTIWRHFERLDSLNAARCRICTKKLKCGKNSSSNLHRHMSKRHPNLLLEQVSNGLRLPALNSSPVSHANNKTSEQRQAPGALKMSEGEKRTLKRERELIEALRRTQKEEARTLEHQRELLEKLRAASAREAAAEREQIESLRKAQQEEANDLSRQREELQKEKEELQKKWEELQQEREELLLFSREQQVS is encoded by the exons ATGGAGACAAGTGATGAGCGCCCTGTGAAACGTTCACGACATCGCAGCGTGATCTGGAAACACTTTGATTGCTTGGACAATCTGAACGCCGTTCGTTGTCGCATCTGCATGAAGAAGCTGGTCGAAAGTGGTGGCGTCAGCAACCTGCGGCGACATTTGTCCTCAAAACATCCTAAGGTGTACTCTGAGCTGTTATCCACCCAGCAGTACCCACCAACACCCTTAAACTCCTCACAGGACTCAAACACTAACCCTGAGTCCGATGAGGCCTTATGGGGGACAGAGCAGAGTGATGCTCAAG tgGAAGTCTTGTCGAAGGACAGAGACTCTGAGACAGTAACACTGGTGAATGAAACCGATAACAGTGTGGCTATCAACGGTATCTTAGACGCTTCCCACGGAAATCCAGCAgaacctcaaacacacacagaggggagTGACGACCTTCCTGCAGGACGTCCACTACGCAGTACCATCTGGAGACACTTTGAGCGCTTGGACAGCCTGAACGCTGCTCGTTGCCGTATCTGCACGAAGAAGCTGAAGTGCGGGAAAAATAGCTCCAGTAATCTGCACCGACACATGTCAAAGAGACACCCAAACTTGCTGTTAGAGCAGGTGTCCAATGGGCTGCGTTTACCGGCGTTAAACTCATCTCCGGTCTCACATGCCAACAACAAGACGTCAGAGCAGAGACAGGCTCCAG GTGCATTGAAGATGTCTGAAGGAGAAAAGCGTACGCtcaagagggagagagagctgaTAGAAGCTCTGAGGAGAACGCAGAAGGAGGAGGCTCGGACTCTGGAGCATCAGAGGGAGCTGCTGGAGAAGCTGCGTGCAGCTAGTGCCagagaggcagcagcagagagggagCAAATCGAGTCTCTGAGGAAAGCACAGCAGGAGGAAGCCAACGACTTAAGTAGACAGCGAGAGGAGCTGCAGAAGGAAAAGGAAGAACTACAGAAGAAATGGGAAGAACTCCAGCAGGAAAGAGAAGAGCTCCTGCTGTTTTCCAGAGAGCAGCAAGTCTCTTGA
- the cog4 gene encoding conserved oligomeric Golgi complex subunit 4 → MADGGPITARRCDSSSLSSVSMDTISALTELEDLEKIYQQLCEEEKEVETELDRLVGQEGVIHTKMLALHRMGPNLQLIGGDASQLSGMITFTCSLAENVSRKVRQLDLAKTRLYNVIQRADDILDLKFCTDGVQTALRNEDYEQAAAHIHRYLSLDQSVIELSRQGEESSAVDASLVLLQEAEQKLKVIVAEKLDEAVAAVDLAQVERFFKIFPLLGLHQQGLARFGQYLCSQLASKAEENLLLATGADLGEKRALLIFADTLTLLLEGIARVVETHQPIVETYYGPGHLYTLITHLQQECDRQAQKIVDSFIQQRGYHTKFQVVQSSMMKSVPGERIEPRELDPVLAEVTLMNARAELYLRFLRRRVMADFEVGDAQSITQEHQQNVEKLLKHCLLSTTMQELIGYYIPMEEYYMRESVNKAVAMDTYEKGQLTSSMVDDCFYIVKKCISRALSSSSIDCLCAMINHANSVLESDFREVLYNKLRQGFPATTLQDIQRGVSSAVSLMQSSLQQGKFNTLGIESTEDAKAAFLVTLNNVEVCSENITTLKRNLENDCSKLFSQGVGSGEQAKIESCLSDLVSTSTKFKDLLQEGLTELNTTAIKPQVKPWISSFLSISHNIEEEEFNDYEANDPWVQQLIVNLEQLMTEFKMALSPVIYDTLTSLMTSLIAIEMEKTVLKCSFSRLGGLQFDKELRSLVAYLTTVTTWTIRDKFARLTQMATILNLERVTEILDYWGTNSGPLTWRLTPAEVRQVLALRIDFRSEDIKRLRL, encoded by the exons ATGGCTGACGGTGGACCCATAACAGCGAGAAGATGCGACTCCAGCTCTCTGTCCTCTGTGAGTATGGACACCATCTCCGCCCTGACGGAGCTGGAGGACCTGGAGAAAATTTACCAGCAGCTCTGCGAGGAGGAG aaAGAGGTGGAAACAGAGCTGGACAGACTGGTAGGGCAGGAGGGGGTCATTCACACTAAAATGCTGGCACTACACAGGATGGG ACCCAACCTCCAGCTGATTGGAGGAGACGCCAGCCAGCTGTCGGGCATGATCACTTTTACCTGCAGCCTGGCTGAAAACGTCAGCCGTAAAGTACGACAACTAGACCTGGCAAAG ACGCGGCTATATAACGTCATCCAGCGTGCCGATGATATCCTCGACCTGAAATTCTGCACAGACGGGGTGCAGACAGCTCTGCGTAATGAAGATTACGAACAGGCTGCTGCTCACATCCATCGATACCTGTCTCTGGACCAGTCCGTTATCGAGCTGAGCAGGCAGGGAGAAGAAA GCAGCGCTGTGGACGCCAGTCTGGTCCTACTGCAGGAAGCAGAGCAGAAACTAAAGGTCATTGTTGCAGAGAAGCTTGATGAAGCCGTAGCAGCAGTCGACCTGGCACAGGTGGAAAGGTTTTTCAAGATCTTCCCTCTTCTTGGCCTCCACCAGCAAGGCCTCGCTCGATTTGGCCAGTATCTCTGCAGTCAG ctTGCCTCCAAAGCTGAGGAGAACCTGCTGCTAGCAACTGGAGCAGATCTGGGTGAGAAGAGAGCTCTGCTGATATTTGCAGACACGCTAACGCTGCTGCTGGAAG GTATCGCTCGCGTTGTGGAGACCCATCAGCCAATCGTAGAGACGTACTACGGTCCAGGCCATTTGTACACGCTCATCACTCACCTGCAGCAGGAATGTGATCGCCAGGCCCAGAAAATAGTTgacagcttcatccagcagAGAGGATACCACACCAAG TTTCAGGTCGTCCAAAGCAGCATGATGAAGAGTGTTCCAGGGGAGAGGATCGAGCCAAG GGAGCTGGATCCCGTCCTGGCAGAAGTCACTCTGATGAACGCGAGGGCGGAGCTCTACCTGCGCTTTCTACGTCGCCGCGTGATGGCCGACTTTGAAGTTGGGGACGCTCAGAGCATCACGCAGG AGCATCAGCAGAACGTGGAGAAGCTGCTGAAACACTGCCTGCTGAGCACAACGATGCAGGAGCTGATTGGTTATTACATTCCCATGGAAGAGTACTACATGAGAGAGTCTGTCAACAAG GCTGTTGCTATGGACACATACGAAAAGGGACAGCTGACCAGCAGCATGGTGGACGACTGTTTCTACATTGTGAAAAAGTGCATCAGCAGAGCTTTATCGAGTTCCAGCATCGACTGCCTCTGTGCGATGATCAACCACGCCAACTCCGTGCTGGAGTCTGACTTCAG GGAGGTGTTGTATAACAAGCTGCGGCAGGGCTTCCCGGCTACAACACTGCAGGACATCCAGCGTGGTGTCAGCAGCGCGGTCAGTCTGATGCAGAGCAGCTTACAGCAGGGCAAGTTCAACACGCTGGGCATCGAGAGCACCGAAGACGCCAAGGCTGCGTTCCTG gtgaccctgaataaCGTCGAGGTGTGCAGTGAGAACATCACAACTTTAAAGAGGAACCTGGAG AACGACTGCTCCAAGTTGTTCAGTCAGGGGGTCGGCTCTGGAGAGCAAGCCAAGATTGAGAGCTGTTTGTCCGACCTTGTCAGCACGTCCACAAAGTTCAAAGATCTATTACAG GAGGGTCTGACGGAGCTAAACACAACAGCCATAAAGCCTCAGGTCAAACCCTGGATCAGCAGCTTCCTGTCCATCTCACATAACATAGAGGAG GAGGAGTTTAATGACTATGAAGCTAATGACCCCTGGGTGCAGCAGCTCATCGTCAACTTGGAGCAGCTGATGACAGAGTTTAAG ATGGCCCTCTCCCCGGTCATCTACGACACGCTGACCAGCCTGATGACCAGTCTGATAGCTATTGAAATGGAGAAGACGGTCCTCAAATGCTCGTTCAGCAGG CTCGGGGGGCTCCAGTTTGATAAAGAGCTCCGGTCTCTCGTGGCGTACCTCACAACCGTGACAACTTGGACCATCAGAGACAAGTTCGCTCGCCTCACACAGATGGCCACCATTCTCAACCTTGAGCGG GTAACTGAGATCTTGGATTACTGGGGCACTAATTCAGGTCCCCTGACGTGGCGACTGACGCCGGCAGAGGTGCGTCAGGTCCTGGCGCTCCGCATCGACTTCCGAAGCGAGGACATTAAGAGGCTGCGGCTGTAA
- the gnao1b gene encoding guanine nucleotide binding protein (G protein), alpha activating activity polypeptide O, b, with amino-acid sequence MGCTLSAEERAALDRSKAIEKNLKEDGMVAAKDVKLLLLGGGESGKSTIVKQMKIIHEDGFSGDDVKQYKPVVYSNTIQSLAAILRAMDSLGIEFGDKDRKADAKLVCDVVSRMEDTEPYSAELLSAMKRVWADAGTQECFNRAREYQLNDSAKYYLDSLDRIGAADYQPTEQDILRTRVKTTGIVETHFTFKNLHFRLFDVGGQRSERKKWIHCFEDVTAIIFCVALSGYDQVLHEDETTNRMHESLMLFDSICNNKFFIDTSIILFLNKKDLFAEKIKKSPLTICFPEYTGANTYEDATAYIQVQFESKNRSPNKEIYCHLTCATDTGNIQVVFDAVTDIIIANNLRGCGLY; translated from the exons ATGGGATGTACGCTGAGCGCCGAGGAGCGCGCCGCTCTGGACCGGAGCAAGGCCATCGAGAAAAACCTGAAAGAGGACGGGATGGTCGCCGCAAAGGACGTCAAACTCCTCCTGCTCG GCGGCGGAGAGTCCGGCAAAAGCACCATCGTCAAGCAGATGAA GATTATCCATGAAGATGGCTTTTCTGGGGATGATGTGAAGCAGTACAAGCCTGTGGTCTACAGCAACACCATCCAGAGCTTGGCAGCCATCCTTCGAGCCATGGACTCACTGGGCATTGAGTTTGGAGACAAGGATCGAAAA GCCGATGCTAAGCTGGTTTGTGATGTGGTCAGTCGTATGGAGGACACAGAGCCGTACTCTGCAGAGCTCCTCAGCGCTATGAAGCGTGTATGGGCTGACGCCGGGACTCAGGAGTGCTTCAACCGTGCTCGAGAATACCAGCTTAATGATTCGGCTAAATA CTATCTGGACAGTTTAGACCGAATTGGTGCGGCAGACTACCAGCCCACAGAGCAGGACATCCTGAGAACCCGTGTGAAGACCACTGGTATCGTCGAAACCCACTTCACCTTCAAAAACCTCCACTTCAG GCTTTTTGACGtgggaggtcagaggtcagagaggaAGAAATGGATCCACTGCTTCGAAGACGTGACGGCCATCATCTTCTGCGTCGCTCTGAGTGGGTACGACCAGGTGCTCCATGAAGATGAAACAACT AACCGCATGCACGAATCACTCATGCTCTTCGATTCCATCTGCAACAACAAGTTCTTCATCGACACCTCCATCATCCTCTTCCTCAACAAGAAGGATCTGTTCGCTGAGAAGATAAAGAAGTCCCCGCTGACGATCTGTTTTCCAGAATACACAG GTGCTAACACTTACGAAGACGCTACTGCATATATTCAGGTTCAGTTTGAGAGTAAGAACCGCTCTCCAAACAAGGAGATCTACTGTCACCTGACCTGTGCCACAGACACGGGAAACATCCAGGTAGTGTTTGATGCCGTCACCGACATCATTATTGCAAACAACCTCAGAGGGTGTGGCTTATACTGA
- the tradd gene encoding tumor necrosis factor receptor type 1-associated DEATH domain protein isoform X1, which produces MQLDCCSPNGKPGSSYCPCDSTEGSVTKHFNKVLSSVQRMADKTVDGGQWTGCAVMFLQSLCPGVNLLSLYKDPQGKFIIFKVIKLTLTDSAGGLGTFEILKVHDADPFLGVEVKFVNVAACHQFLESYSSGAVRQYLCQHACRLLALSQELTVETQLKAGTHTLDRCLDKLDLCLQHIHLSQPERLRDEEIDELEQQLQSQARGPASQSVTIMQEESPVPSNCFKFQNRVFEDRMLTAADVQSFSNGVGRQWKHVGRALGKNCRALKGPAIDNLAYEYEREGLYEQAYQLLSRFIQAEGRAAKLSRLVKALEDCKLTSLAENILDPQPRE; this is translated from the exons ATGCAGCTTGATTGCTGCTCACCCAATGGGAAGCCAGGAAGCTCATACTGTCCGTGTGATTCCACAGAAGGAAGCGTTACCAAACACTTTAACAAAGTTTTAAG TAGTGTTCAGAGAATGGCGGACAAGACTGTGGATGGAGGTCAATGGACGGGATGCGCAGTCATGTTTCTGCAGTCGCTGTGTCCCGGTGTGAACCTGCTTTCTCTCTACAAAGACCCACAGGGAAAGTTCATCATTTTCAAAGTCATCAAGCTGACACTTACAG ACTCTGCTGGAGGCCTGGGTACATTTGAGATCCTAAAGGTCCATGACGCGGATCCCTTCCTGGGGGTGGAGGTGAAGTTTGTGAATGTGGCAGCATGTCATCAGTTCCTGGAGAGCTACAGCTCTGGAGCGGTGAGACAGTATCTCTGCCAGCACGCCTGCCGGCTGCTCGCTCTGTCCCAGGAGTTAACTGTGGAAACCCAGCTCAAGGCAGGCACTCATACTCTGGATCGGTGTCTGGACAAGCTGGATCTTTGCCTACAGCACATCCACCTGTCACAG CCGGAGCGCCTGCGCGATGAGGAGATCGATGAGCTcgagcagcagctgcagagtcAGGCCCGCGGTCCTGCCTCACAGTCCGTCACCATCATGCAGGAAGAGTCTCCCGTTCCCAGCAACTGCTTCAAGTTTCAGAACAGAGTGTTTG AGGACCGAATGCTCACAGCGGCAGATGTGCAGAGCTTTTCTAACGGAGTTGGCCGTCAGTGGAAGCACGTAGGGAGGGCCTTGGGGAAGAACTGCCGCGCTCTGAAGGGCCCGGCAATAGACAACCTGGCCTACGAGTACGAGAGAGAAGGGCTGTATGAGCAAGCCTATCAGCTTCTCAGCCGCTTCATCCAGGCGGAGGGGAGGGCGGCCAAGCTGAGCCGACTGGTCAAAGCACTGGAGGACTGCAAACTCACGAGCCTGGCTGAAAATATTCTGGACCCGCAGCCGCGAGAGTAA
- the tradd gene encoding tumor necrosis factor receptor type 1-associated DEATH domain protein isoform X2, whose translation MQLDCCSPNGKPGSSYCPCDSTEGSVTKHFNKVLSVQRMADKTVDGGQWTGCAVMFLQSLCPGVNLLSLYKDPQGKFIIFKVIKLTLTDSAGGLGTFEILKVHDADPFLGVEVKFVNVAACHQFLESYSSGAVRQYLCQHACRLLALSQELTVETQLKAGTHTLDRCLDKLDLCLQHIHLSQPERLRDEEIDELEQQLQSQARGPASQSVTIMQEESPVPSNCFKFQNRVFEDRMLTAADVQSFSNGVGRQWKHVGRALGKNCRALKGPAIDNLAYEYEREGLYEQAYQLLSRFIQAEGRAAKLSRLVKALEDCKLTSLAENILDPQPRE comes from the exons ATGCAGCTTGATTGCTGCTCACCCAATGGGAAGCCAGGAAGCTCATACTGTCCGTGTGATTCCACAGAAGGAAGCGTTACCAAACACTTTAACAAAGTTTTAAG TGTTCAGAGAATGGCGGACAAGACTGTGGATGGAGGTCAATGGACGGGATGCGCAGTCATGTTTCTGCAGTCGCTGTGTCCCGGTGTGAACCTGCTTTCTCTCTACAAAGACCCACAGGGAAAGTTCATCATTTTCAAAGTCATCAAGCTGACACTTACAG ACTCTGCTGGAGGCCTGGGTACATTTGAGATCCTAAAGGTCCATGACGCGGATCCCTTCCTGGGGGTGGAGGTGAAGTTTGTGAATGTGGCAGCATGTCATCAGTTCCTGGAGAGCTACAGCTCTGGAGCGGTGAGACAGTATCTCTGCCAGCACGCCTGCCGGCTGCTCGCTCTGTCCCAGGAGTTAACTGTGGAAACCCAGCTCAAGGCAGGCACTCATACTCTGGATCGGTGTCTGGACAAGCTGGATCTTTGCCTACAGCACATCCACCTGTCACAG CCGGAGCGCCTGCGCGATGAGGAGATCGATGAGCTcgagcagcagctgcagagtcAGGCCCGCGGTCCTGCCTCACAGTCCGTCACCATCATGCAGGAAGAGTCTCCCGTTCCCAGCAACTGCTTCAAGTTTCAGAACAGAGTGTTTG AGGACCGAATGCTCACAGCGGCAGATGTGCAGAGCTTTTCTAACGGAGTTGGCCGTCAGTGGAAGCACGTAGGGAGGGCCTTGGGGAAGAACTGCCGCGCTCTGAAGGGCCCGGCAATAGACAACCTGGCCTACGAGTACGAGAGAGAAGGGCTGTATGAGCAAGCCTATCAGCTTCTCAGCCGCTTCATCCAGGCGGAGGGGAGGGCGGCCAAGCTGAGCCGACTGGTCAAAGCACTGGAGGACTGCAAACTCACGAGCCTGGCTGAAAATATTCTGGACCCGCAGCCGCGAGAGTAA